The following are from one region of the Deltaproteobacteria bacterium genome:
- a CDS encoding DUF4200 domain-containing protein, with protein MVESDSNPPPKKSPLRKKVVDLKAVAALLEESDGRDAVSRETAMKEAAPQAGSASQPGSGPQAGEGTAPLAAPQAGSAPSSKPVLQPNEELIQATSRIKTQRDLIKRRFQKMEQNRDKVTKGVFDKVYRDYAMQLDAINKLLGEKKALLHRELKNLYTRREKQDLDMTRHKEILEEARFRHYLDEYSEAQFKEVEEYETREIRQLQGELAQIQSFIKLHEELFDPEDLGFAPTGGGSRGMESRTEMRRVAAPPAPATPLAPATPRLGTGPRPDMDDWAEKTPLPEKAAVPAPSRASATSRAPAGEEMARILPSADAGEDSVFALPPEGFGPEGLAPDEPGYFSAEAPAKAGEPESIFDVFEKMPLGAEVSSTEPKGGMETAQPVSGRHSKGIWTYRTLR; from the coding sequence ATGGTCGAAAGCGACAGCAATCCTCCCCCCAAAAAATCGCCCCTGCGAAAGAAGGTGGTCGACTTAAAAGCGGTGGCCGCCCTTCTTGAAGAGAGCGACGGAAGAGACGCCGTCTCAAGGGAAACGGCAATGAAAGAGGCGGCCCCCCAAGCCGGGTCAGCCTCCCAGCCGGGGTCTGGCCCCCAGGCCGGGGAGGGGACAGCGCCACTGGCGGCCCCCCAGGCCGGGTCGGCCCCCTCCTCCAAGCCGGTCCTTCAGCCGAATGAGGAGCTCATCCAGGCCACCTCCCGCATCAAAACCCAGCGCGACCTTATCAAAAGGCGCTTCCAAAAAATGGAGCAGAACCGGGACAAGGTCACCAAAGGCGTCTTCGACAAGGTCTACCGCGACTACGCCATGCAGTTGGACGCGATCAACAAACTGCTGGGCGAAAAAAAGGCCCTCCTTCACCGGGAGCTCAAAAACCTCTATACCCGCCGTGAAAAACAGGATCTGGACATGACCCGGCACAAGGAAATCCTCGAAGAGGCCCGCTTCCGCCATTATCTCGATGAATACAGCGAGGCCCAGTTCAAGGAGGTGGAGGAATACGAAACCAGGGAGATCAGGCAACTTCAGGGGGAGCTGGCGCAGATCCAGTCGTTCATCAAACTCCACGAAGAACTTTTTGACCCCGAGGATCTGGGCTTTGCGCCCACGGGGGGAGGGTCCCGGGGCATGGAATCCAGGACCGAGATGAGGAGAGTAGCGGCGCCACCGGCGCCGGCAACGCCACTGGCGCCGGCAACGCCACGGCTAGGGACAGGACCCCGGCCGGATATGGATGACTGGGCCGAAAAAACCCCCCTTCCCGAAAAAGCGGCTGTGCCAGCCCCCAGCCGAGCTTCGGCTACCAGCCGGGCTCCGGCCGGTGAAGAGATGGCCCGTATTTTGCCGTCAGCCGACGCCGGGGAAGACTCCGTTTTTGCCCTCCCCCCCGAGGGGTTCGGCCCGGAGGGGTTGGCCCCCGATGAGCCGGGATATTTTTCAGCCGAGGCCCCTGCAAAAGCAGGCGAGCCGGAATCGATCTTCGATGTCTTTGAAAAAATGCCGCTGGGAGCCGAGGTATCGTCAACGGAACCAAAGGGGGGGATGGAGACCGCCCAACCGGTTTCGGGTCGCCACTCGAAGGGGATATGGACATACCGGACTTTGAGATGA
- a CDS encoding FHA domain-containing protein — protein MKDNVSIGRSPSNDLVLTAPKVSRQHAAINKYKDQYIIIDLKSSNGVYVNGRKVDEHVLMEGDQISVGGYKFVFQKI, from the coding sequence ATGAAAGACAATGTCTCCATCGGCCGATCGCCGTCAAACGACCTTGTCCTGACGGCCCCCAAGGTTTCCCGCCAGCACGCGGCCATCAACAAGTACAAGGATCAGTACATCATCATCGACCTCAAAAGCTCCAACGGCGTCTACGTCAACGGCCGGAAAGTGGACGAACATGTCCTCATGGAAGGGGACCAGATCTCCGTCGGCGGCTACAAATTCGTGTTTCAGAAGATTTAA
- the polA gene encoding DNA polymerase I has product MSSKTLYLVDISSYIFRAYYAIRALKTSKGIPTNATYGVVTMLLKLVREKKPDHLILAFDSPSPTHRKEIYPQYKANREVPPEDLPVQFDHIKAFVEAWPLPRAEVPGYEADDIIATLVKKYRKEGMVIVIVSADKDLMQLVGSGVTMYDSMKEKLITTKEVEERFGVGPEKVVAGDASDNVPGVGGVGEKTAIKLIQEYGSLEEVLEHATEIKGKLGENLANGKSDALMSKRLVTLHSDVPLKLDWDYFELPQPGQDRLNEFYREMEFTRLVSESAQEEKKHVEEKKEAKGEYELILSEKDLSRWINRLRKTKEGFCFDTETTSVDPLRARLVGLSLSDTSGSACYIPLAHSYLGCPDQLPKKSVLDRLKPLFADPKIPKFGQNAKYDMEVLSGEGIEVRGLKGDTLIASYLLNPESAHNLDHLAREYLDTETLKFSEVVGRGKTFDSVDVETACRYAAEDADVTFQLVSKLHPLLKKEELRDCYEKIEIPLVDVLFRMETHGVLVDTSLLAQLDREFSDKMDRLQKEVFENAGVEFNLNSPKQVAEVLFGKLLLPRQRKTKTGYSTDVEVLTDLAPLHPVPRLLADYRILSKLKSTYVDQLRNLIHPKTGRIHTSYNQTVTATGRLSSSDPNLQNIPIRTEEGKRIRQAFIAPSGWKILSADYSQIELRLLAAFSGDKNLQEAFAENKDIHRMTAAKIFGMKEGEVTSEQRSTAKTVNFGIIYGQSPFGLSNQLGIPAGTAKKYIDEFYRLYPAVSEYREKVFNDAKKTGMVRTWQGRKRLVPEINSKNLNLRSNAERAAFNTIFQGSAADLIKVAMIQIDRKLSSQSRARMIMQVHDELIFEVPENEVETVSCFVKKEMEEALPCEVALKVDIGVGNNWAEAH; this is encoded by the coding sequence ATGTCTTCCAAAACCCTCTACCTTGTCGACATCTCCTCCTATATCTTTCGCGCCTACTACGCCATTCGCGCCCTTAAGACCTCGAAGGGGATCCCCACCAACGCCACCTACGGCGTGGTGACGATGCTTTTAAAACTCGTTCGCGAAAAAAAACCGGACCATCTCATCCTTGCCTTCGATTCGCCTTCTCCCACGCACCGCAAGGAAATTTACCCGCAATACAAGGCCAACCGCGAGGTTCCGCCGGAGGATCTGCCGGTTCAATTCGACCACATCAAGGCATTTGTCGAGGCCTGGCCGCTTCCCCGCGCGGAAGTGCCCGGCTATGAGGCCGACGACATCATCGCCACGCTGGTGAAGAAATACCGGAAGGAAGGAATGGTGATTGTCATCGTCTCCGCCGACAAGGATCTGATGCAGTTGGTGGGCTCGGGGGTCACGATGTACGACTCGATGAAAGAGAAGTTGATTACGACAAAAGAGGTGGAAGAACGCTTCGGCGTCGGCCCCGAAAAAGTGGTTGCGGGGGATGCTTCCGACAATGTGCCGGGGGTCGGGGGGGTGGGTGAGAAGACGGCCATCAAGCTGATTCAGGAGTATGGAAGCCTCGAGGAGGTTCTCGAACATGCGACGGAGATAAAGGGAAAATTGGGTGAAAATCTGGCGAACGGCAAAAGCGATGCCCTGATGTCGAAAAGACTGGTAACCCTTCATTCCGATGTACCTCTAAAACTCGATTGGGATTATTTTGAATTGCCGCAACCCGGGCAGGATCGTCTCAACGAATTCTACCGGGAGATGGAATTTACCCGGCTTGTTTCCGAATCGGCACAAGAGGAAAAAAAACATGTTGAGGAAAAGAAAGAGGCTAAAGGGGAATACGAACTTATCTTGAGTGAAAAGGATTTGTCGCGCTGGATCAACCGTCTCAGAAAAACCAAAGAAGGTTTTTGTTTCGATACCGAAACCACATCCGTCGATCCCCTGCGCGCCCGGCTGGTGGGATTGAGCCTCTCCGATACCTCAGGATCTGCGTGCTACATTCCGTTGGCCCATTCCTATCTCGGCTGTCCCGACCAACTGCCGAAAAAGAGTGTTTTGGATCGACTCAAACCGCTTTTTGCCGATCCGAAAATTCCCAAATTCGGCCAGAACGCCAAGTACGACATGGAGGTGCTTTCAGGGGAAGGGATCGAGGTGCGGGGTTTAAAAGGGGACACGCTGATTGCAAGCTATCTGTTGAACCCCGAATCGGCCCACAACCTCGACCATCTGGCCCGCGAATATCTCGACACCGAAACGCTCAAATTCAGCGAAGTGGTAGGCCGGGGAAAAACATTCGATTCGGTGGATGTTGAAACCGCCTGCCGGTATGCGGCCGAAGATGCCGATGTGACATTCCAGCTTGTTTCCAAACTTCATCCACTTTTAAAAAAAGAGGAACTCAGGGACTGCTACGAAAAAATCGAAATCCCGCTGGTCGATGTCCTCTTCCGGATGGAAACGCACGGTGTCCTTGTTGACACTTCTCTTCTGGCGCAACTCGATCGCGAGTTTTCGGATAAGATGGACCGCCTGCAGAAAGAGGTGTTTGAAAACGCAGGGGTGGAATTCAACCTCAACTCCCCCAAGCAGGTGGCGGAAGTCCTGTTTGGAAAACTTCTGCTTCCGCGTCAGAGAAAAACAAAGACCGGCTATTCCACCGACGTGGAGGTGCTGACCGATCTGGCCCCGCTCCATCCGGTGCCCCGCCTTTTGGCCGACTACCGGATTCTCTCGAAGCTGAAATCGACGTATGTCGATCAGTTGAGAAATCTGATCCACCCCAAAACCGGCCGAATTCACACCAGTTACAACCAGACGGTCACAGCCACGGGACGCTTGAGCTCCAGCGACCCCAATCTTCAAAACATTCCCATCCGGACGGAGGAGGGAAAGAGGATTCGGCAGGCCTTTATCGCCCCTTCCGGCTGGAAAATTCTTTCGGCCGATTATTCGCAGATTGAACTGCGTCTCCTGGCCGCCTTTTCGGGAGACAAAAATTTACAAGAGGCCTTTGCGGAAAACAAGGACATCCACCGGATGACGGCGGCGAAAATTTTTGGCATGAAAGAGGGGGAGGTAACCTCCGAGCAGAGGTCAACCGCCAAGACGGTCAATTTCGGCATCATCTACGGTCAGAGCCCTTTCGGGCTTTCCAACCAGTTGGGAATCCCCGCCGGCACCGCAAAAAAATATATCGACGAATTCTACCGCCTCTATCCCGCCGTTTCCGAATACCGGGAAAAGGTTTTCAATGACGCCAAAAAAACAGGCATGGTTCGCACATGGCAGGGTCGCAAACGCCTTGTGCCGGAGATCAACAGCAAAAACTTGAATCTGCGGTCCAATGCCGAAAGGGCCGCCTTCAACACCATCTTTCAGGGATCGGCGGCCGACCTCATCAAGGTAGCGATGATTCAAATCGACCGCAAACTCTCTTCTCAATCGCGTGCGCGGATGATCATGCAGGTTCACGACGAACTGATCTTTGAAGTGCCGGAGAATGAAGTCGAGACGGTTTCCTGTTTTGTCAAAAAGGAAATGGAGGAGGCGCTCCCCTGCGAAGTGGCATTAAAAGTGGACATCGGAGTCGGGAATAACTGGGCCGAGGCGCATTAA
- a CDS encoding CDP-alcohol phosphatidyltransferase family protein, with the protein MPQPKITLATWITISRFFLVPVFLWLFTVERYLLAVIAASIAGFTDFLDGFLARRLNMRSRLGSLLDPAADKFLMLLSLIVLTRLKMVPVWLTAVVIGRDLMITVGVIVLNLMKIRLYYKPTRFSKMTTFAQITVLVLSFLEVFIQKKIFEWPYGSPSFVGQLQYIFVYIAGVLTAITAGQYAYIGYKFYRFGERKG; encoded by the coding sequence ATGCCGCAACCCAAAATCACCCTCGCCACCTGGATCACCATCAGCCGTTTTTTTCTGGTGCCGGTCTTCCTCTGGCTCTTCACGGTCGAGCGCTACCTTTTAGCCGTGATTGCGGCTTCTATCGCCGGTTTCACCGATTTTCTGGACGGATTTCTGGCCCGCCGGCTCAATATGCGCTCGCGTCTCGGTTCCCTGCTCGATCCGGCGGCCGATAAATTTCTCATGCTGTTGAGCCTGATCGTTCTGACGCGGCTCAAAATGGTCCCCGTGTGGCTTACCGCCGTTGTCATTGGGCGCGACCTGATGATCACCGTGGGCGTCATCGTCCTCAATCTGATGAAAATAAGGCTCTACTACAAGCCGACGCGGTTTTCCAAAATGACAACGTTCGCGCAGATTACGGTTCTGGTTTTGTCGTTTCTGGAGGTCTTTATTCAGAAAAAGATATTTGAGTGGCCCTACGGCTCCCCCTCGTTTGTGGGGCAGTTGCAATATATTTTTGTCTACATCGCCGGGGTCTTGACCGCAATCACCGCCGGACAGTACGCCTACATCGGGTACAAATTTTATCGCTTCGGGGAGAGGAAGGGTTAA
- a CDS encoding type II toxin-antitoxin system VapC family toxin — MRIIFLDTSGYSEFKRNNSQVIEEIRKADRLFVNPIVIGELLAGFDGGKYKQQNRRELREFLGRDSVTVHSISEETSERYSVIHQYLKKKGTPISANDLWIAASVLETGAHLVTADSDFLKLEMISTVMIIP; from the coding sequence ATGCGGATCATTTTTCTCGATACTTCGGGCTATTCCGAGTTCAAAAGAAACAACTCCCAAGTCATCGAAGAAATCAGGAAGGCGGACCGTTTGTTTGTCAATCCGATTGTCATTGGTGAACTCTTGGCCGGCTTTGACGGCGGCAAATATAAACAGCAGAACCGCCGGGAATTGAGGGAATTTTTAGGCCGTGATTCGGTAACGGTCCATTCCATAAGCGAAGAAACATCCGAACGCTATTCGGTTATCCACCAATACCTTAAGAAGAAGGGAACGCCGATTTCCGCAAACGATCTCTGGATTGCCGCAAGTGTTCTTGAAACCGGGGCCCATCTTGTTACAGCGGACTCCGATTTTCTGAAGCTCGAAATGATTTCCACCGTCATGATTATCCCTTAA
- the rodA gene encoding rod shape-determining protein RodA, which yields MFDRRLITHFNWPLLIVTVLLSAMGLFNLYSATSTFDVGSQTSYFKAQIVWSAIGAGSLLVVFSIHYRHYHAMSYVFYGATAFLLVLVLVMGRKVSGHQSWLTFGPVSLQPTEIAKLGLIFGLSRYLTTVRSAPGGASFRELAPPFLLFLFPTALVIFQGDLGSSLFFGLIFGTMVLVRGVRWQVVVSLLALFVITATAAYFFFLSPYQKNRIATFLNPEMDRRGAGYHLVQSKIAVGSGGFSGKGYLKGKTHKLHFIPERHTDFIFPVLAEEWGFLGSLVVLISYGLLLFFGLEVASRAHDVFSFFLSVGICALFFWHMVINLGGVLGLMPLTGVPLPFFSYGGSALMTNWIGIGILLNVSMRRFMF from the coding sequence ATGTTCGACCGCAGACTCATCACCCATTTCAACTGGCCCCTGTTAATCGTGACTGTTCTCCTGTCCGCCATGGGACTTTTCAATCTGTATAGCGCTACCTCCACCTTTGACGTCGGTTCCCAGACCTCATATTTTAAAGCCCAGATTGTCTGGTCGGCGATCGGGGCAGGAAGCCTCCTGGTTGTCTTTTCCATCCACTACCGTCATTACCACGCGATGAGCTATGTTTTTTACGGGGCCACCGCTTTTTTGCTGGTTCTTGTCCTCGTGATGGGACGGAAGGTATCGGGGCATCAGAGTTGGCTGACCTTCGGACCGGTTTCGCTTCAACCTACCGAGATCGCCAAATTGGGGCTTATTTTCGGACTCTCCCGTTATCTGACAACAGTCCGGAGCGCCCCCGGCGGGGCCTCCTTTCGCGAACTGGCGCCCCCTTTTCTTCTGTTTCTTTTTCCTACCGCGCTGGTGATTTTTCAGGGCGATCTGGGTTCGAGCCTTTTTTTCGGCCTTATTTTTGGAACGATGGTTCTCGTTCGCGGCGTCCGCTGGCAGGTCGTTGTCTCTCTTCTCGCCCTTTTTGTGATCACGGCGACGGCGGCCTATTTCTTTTTTCTTTCGCCCTACCAGAAAAACCGCATCGCCACCTTCCTGAATCCGGAGATGGACCGCAGAGGCGCGGGGTATCATCTGGTCCAATCCAAAATCGCCGTCGGCTCCGGCGGTTTTTCCGGAAAGGGGTATCTCAAGGGGAAAACGCACAAGCTCCATTTTATCCCCGAGCGACACACCGATTTTATCTTTCCGGTTTTGGCGGAAGAATGGGGATTTCTTGGGTCGCTGGTTGTGTTGATCTCCTATGGCCTCCTTTTGTTTTTCGGGCTGGAGGTGGCCTCCCGCGCGCACGATGTCTTCAGCTTTTTCTTGAGTGTGGGGATATGCGCGCTCTTTTTCTGGCACATGGTGATCAATCTGGGGGGGGTCCTCGGGTTGATGCCGCTCACCGGGGTGCCGCTCCCGTTTTTTTCCTACGGCGGCTCGGCCCTGATGACCAACTGGATCGGTATCGGGATTCTTTTAAACGTCAGCATGCGGCGGTTCATGTTTTAG
- the mrdA gene encoding penicillin-binding protein 2 — MYREEDVSSLQNKISIVLIVVSAFILIVLVRLFYLQVMKGKEYQTLSEQISVREEELRARRGLILDRNGKVLADNRPYFEIDIIPQDLRNRVETIESLTRLIPLPAEEIEQKLENARGEPPFLPVVLVPDAPYEWVAKIREYQRPEYDAEATYYLEGVEVRASPLRVYLYPELFSHVLGYLKEIDKKTLEAFREKYPDRYSRGDLMGASGVEGAYDLDLRGEDGMKARVVDARGTEIRGSAEIDLLREQASFAPVDGNHLVTTLDYDAQTAAASFFEGKRGAVVALDPNTGELLVLFSSPGYNGNRITKKIDKPYWQKINLDPDKYLYNRAIQAAYPPGSIYKIVTAMAGLASGKVTPQTTFGCGGGLQFGNRFFKCWNKGGHGAVSLLRGIAQSCDVYFYNMGLKAGVDGLSQQARLFGLGQKTGIEIAFEQPGLIPSSEWKMRRYNQPWIDSETLSIAIGQGYDLLTPLQASVMVGMLANGGRPLKPHLGKAVLNPARERVREIRAEPGSPVLPPENLKLVQQGVIDVVHGAGTATRLAASPYKIAGKTGTAQVIGHDTGIVASGRTLPHGWFVAYAPYDDPKIAVAVIVENGGSGSGAAAPVAQGVIDAYLGKIMPVTDDRGKE, encoded by the coding sequence ATGTATCGCGAAGAAGATGTCTCGTCGCTTCAGAACAAAATTTCCATTGTTCTGATTGTCGTATCAGCCTTTATTCTGATCGTGCTGGTCCGTCTCTTTTATCTGCAGGTGATGAAAGGGAAAGAGTATCAGACGCTGTCCGAGCAGATTTCGGTCCGCGAGGAGGAACTGCGGGCCCGCAGGGGTCTCATTCTCGACCGCAATGGAAAAGTCCTGGCGGACAACCGCCCCTATTTTGAGATCGACATCATTCCGCAGGATCTGCGCAATCGTGTGGAAACCATCGAATCGCTGACCCGCCTGATTCCACTGCCGGCGGAGGAGATCGAACAGAAACTGGAAAACGCGCGCGGGGAGCCGCCGTTTTTGCCGGTGGTTCTCGTTCCCGACGCCCCTTACGAGTGGGTGGCGAAAATCCGCGAATACCAGCGTCCGGAATACGACGCGGAGGCAACCTATTATCTCGAAGGGGTAGAGGTGCGGGCGAGCCCGTTGCGGGTCTATCTCTATCCCGAACTTTTTTCGCATGTCCTGGGTTACCTGAAAGAGATCGACAAGAAGACCCTTGAGGCCTTTCGGGAAAAATATCCCGACCGCTATTCGCGCGGCGATCTCATGGGGGCCTCTGGCGTCGAAGGAGCCTACGATCTGGATCTGCGGGGTGAAGACGGGATGAAGGCGCGGGTGGTGGACGCGCGCGGCACCGAAATCAGGGGGAGCGCCGAAATCGATCTTCTGCGGGAACAGGCCAGCTTTGCCCCGGTGGACGGAAACCATCTGGTGACGACGCTCGACTACGACGCGCAAACCGCGGCGGCCTCTTTTTTTGAGGGGAAGAGGGGGGCGGTCGTGGCGCTGGATCCGAATACGGGAGAGCTTCTGGTCCTCTTCAGCTCTCCCGGCTACAACGGAAACCGGATCACCAAAAAAATCGACAAGCCCTACTGGCAAAAAATCAATCTCGATCCCGACAAATACCTGTACAACCGCGCCATTCAGGCGGCCTATCCCCCCGGCTCCATCTACAAGATCGTCACGGCCATGGCAGGGCTCGCCTCGGGAAAGGTGACCCCCCAGACCACTTTTGGATGCGGCGGCGGCCTGCAGTTTGGAAACCGGTTTTTCAAGTGCTGGAACAAGGGGGGGCATGGGGCGGTCTCCCTCTTGCGCGGCATTGCCCAGTCGTGCGATGTCTATTTCTACAACATGGGCCTGAAGGCGGGGGTGGACGGGCTGTCTCAACAGGCCCGTTTGTTCGGGCTGGGACAAAAGACCGGAATTGAAATCGCCTTCGAACAACCCGGGCTGATCCCCAGTTCGGAATGGAAGATGAGGCGTTACAATCAGCCGTGGATCGACAGCGAAACGCTCTCGATCGCCATCGGCCAGGGGTACGATCTTTTGACGCCGCTTCAGGCGTCGGTCATGGTCGGCATGCTGGCCAACGGAGGCCGGCCGCTCAAGCCTCATCTGGGAAAGGCAGTGCTTAATCCGGCGCGCGAGCGCGTCCGCGAAATCAGGGCCGAACCGGGGTCTCCTGTTCTTCCGCCGGAAAATCTCAAGCTCGTTCAGCAAGGGGTCATCGATGTGGTGCATGGGGCGGGAACGGCCACCCGCCTTGCGGCAAGCCCTTATAAAATCGCGGGTAAAACGGGGACCGCGCAGGTGATCGGCCACGACACCGGCATCGTAGCCTCAGGCCGGACGCTTCCTCACGGCTGGTTTGTCGCCTATGCCCCCTACGACGACCCGAAGATCGCCGTGGCGGTCATTGTGGAAAACGGCGGAAGCGGCTCCGGCGCCGCCGCCCCCGTGGCTCAAGGCGTGATCGACGCCTATTTGGGGAAGATTATGCCGGTTACGGATGATCGGGGAAAAGAATAA
- the mreC gene encoding rod shape-determining protein MreC, translating into MSFKRRAFLALLLIVLFVVLLNVRRDRPQVASPSGSATGAGFVDRLIVSLFGPVQGLVDHAVDFVENGWSNYFAVVGAKKENVRLKEEIRLKDLEILSLKERLRSQDREELLSQKAGLLGGAGVKAKVTGYDPYAVSQTMWVSAGSSQGIAVDCPVLTLEGLVGRIVKVFPSMSQVLLLVDPHFAVDVIDEATRVRALVVGSGRGVELKRYPFLTHLEFLNLGDEIRKGDLLITSGFGAIYPPGIPVGSVIDVAQKENDLFQSSGVLPAVDFGKLEEVVILTEKK; encoded by the coding sequence ATGTCTTTCAAACGCCGCGCGTTTCTGGCCCTCCTGTTGATTGTCCTCTTTGTCGTTCTCCTTAATGTCCGCAGAGACCGGCCACAGGTTGCCTCTCCCAGTGGCAGCGCCACTGGCGCCGGTTTTGTCGACCGCCTGATTGTCTCCCTGTTTGGGCCGGTACAGGGCCTTGTCGACCATGCCGTTGATTTTGTCGAAAATGGATGGTCGAATTATTTCGCCGTGGTGGGGGCGAAAAAAGAGAATGTCCGGCTCAAGGAGGAAATAAGACTCAAAGACCTGGAGATTCTGTCTCTCAAGGAACGTCTGCGCTCGCAGGACCGCGAGGAACTTCTCTCCCAAAAGGCGGGCCTCCTCGGCGGAGCCGGGGTGAAGGCGAAGGTGACCGGCTACGATCCCTATGCTGTATCCCAGACGATGTGGGTCTCTGCAGGTTCCTCGCAGGGGATCGCCGTCGATTGCCCGGTTTTGACGCTGGAGGGGCTGGTGGGGAGAATCGTCAAGGTCTTTCCTTCGATGTCGCAGGTTCTTCTGCTGGTCGATCCGCATTTTGCCGTGGACGTGATCGATGAGGCCACGCGCGTGCGGGCGCTGGTGGTGGGGTCGGGCCGGGGGGTCGAACTGAAGCGCTATCCCTTTTTGACCCATCTGGAATTCCTGAATCTCGGCGACGAGATCCGCAAGGGGGACCTCTTGATCACCTCCGGTTTCGGGGCGATCTATCCCCCCGGCATTCCGGTGGGGAGCGTCATCGATGTGGCGCAAAAGGAAAACGACCTCTTTCAGTCGTCCGGCGTCCTTCCCGCCGTGGATTTCGGCAAGCTGGAAGAGGTGGTGATTTTGACGGAAAAGAAATAA
- a CDS encoding rod shape-determining protein, whose amino-acid sequence MIFDSILGLFSNDLAIDLGTANTLIYVKGKGIVSSEPSVVAVRREGRGQKKVLAVGKEAKEMLGRTPTNIEAIRPMKDGVIADFEITEAMLRYFIRKAHNRKTLVRPRIIICVPYGVTEVEKRAVRESAESAGAREVYLIEEPMAAAIGAGLPITEPSGNMIVDIGGGTTEVAVISLAGIVYSKSVRVAGDKMDEAIVQHIKRNYNLLIGERTAELIKISIGNAYPDTEPKMMEIKGRDLVNGIPRILQVNSDEVREAIAEPVHSIVEAIKTTLERTPPELAGDIVDKGIVLAGGGALLRGLDKLIHEETGLPVTVAEDPLSCVVLGSGKALDELNVLRDIALS is encoded by the coding sequence ATGATTTTCGATTCCATCCTCGGCCTGTTTTCCAACGATCTCGCCATCGATCTGGGAACCGCCAATACACTCATCTACGTGAAGGGAAAGGGGATCGTTTCGTCCGAACCTTCGGTGGTGGCCGTCCGCCGCGAGGGGCGGGGGCAAAAAAAAGTGCTGGCCGTCGGCAAGGAGGCCAAGGAAATGCTGGGGCGGACGCCGACAAACATCGAGGCGATCCGCCCCATGAAGGACGGCGTCATCGCCGATTTTGAAATCACCGAGGCGATGCTCCGCTATTTTATCCGCAAGGCGCACAACCGGAAGACATTGGTGCGGCCGCGGATCATCATCTGCGTCCCATACGGCGTCACCGAGGTGGAAAAGCGGGCGGTCCGCGAATCGGCCGAGTCAGCCGGGGCGCGGGAGGTTTATCTCATCGAGGAGCCGATGGCCGCCGCCATCGGCGCGGGACTCCCCATCACCGAACCGTCCGGCAACATGATCGTCGACATCGGCGGCGGCACCACCGAGGTGGCGGTCATCTCGCTGGCCGGCATTGTCTACAGCAAATCGGTCCGCGTGGCGGGCGACAAAATGGACGAGGCGATCGTCCAGCACATCAAGCGCAACTACAACCTGTTGATCGGCGAGCGGACGGCCGAACTGATCAAAATTTCCATCGGCAACGCCTACCCCGATACTGAACCAAAGATGATGGAGATAAAAGGGCGCGACCTGGTCAACGGAATTCCGCGGATTCTTCAGGTCAATTCCGACGAGGTGCGCGAGGCGATCGCCGAGCCGGTCCATTCTATCGTCGAGGCGATCAAAACCACCCTCGAGCGGACCCCTCCCGAACTTGCGGGCGACATCGTCGACAAGGGGATTGTTCTGGCTGGCGGCGGGGCCCTCCTTCGCGGCCTCGACAAACTCATCCACGAAGAAACGGGGCTTCCCGTCACGGTCGCGGAAGATCCGCTGTCCTGTGTCGTGCTCGGCTCCGGAAAAGCGCTGGATGAATTGAATGTTTTGCGGGATATTGCCTTGAGCTAA